A single genomic interval of Pangasianodon hypophthalmus isolate fPanHyp1 chromosome 8, fPanHyp1.pri, whole genome shotgun sequence harbors:
- the agtpbp1 gene encoding cytosolic carboxypeptidase 1 isoform X1 has protein sequence MNKPKMATEKGIPSSSRVLMLLGQLERFNGETLHPDSEAIRQVTGKILHLIQTQEKTHKEIMAKGSSGMEVILSCLENTRDLQTTLNILGILNELLTVGGGRRIGVFVSKGGTGILLQLLISSGRETSPSEELMLQIHSLLAKVGPKDRKFGIKARLNGALNVTVNLLKQNLQNYKLLLPCLQVLRVYASNSVNAVSLGKSGIVEMMFKVIGPYSKKNTTLLKVALDTLAALLKSKMNARRAVDRGHVPALLAIYQDWHHNDTRHRHVLIRKSILGCIKNLTNIKLGRKAFIDADGMRILYNTSTECLPVRTLDPLVNISSLIMRKCFPKNRLPLPTIKSVFHYPLPHVPASGPVAQLYSQPPGVDDVVDESDDNEDTEVDTENEEDEKDHKSKNDDIETDLNKLRPRQIPIRLFDELRPFERFFPEFSEDFQDYDFETNKSTCPPTPEAPKHQKHSIVIPTAQTKPRNKSSHQNEGEKPVDLDSISISKAPDRELVHGLSRLLLDTSDPVNGGSCVEAGLQEEGGEQAELEVPDTAALLPLHDPDLYLEMVKGTFSVPGYTEVAYPDYFGHVAPSIREHILERVYGVQRAKIFQDIERLIHPSDIMDKVVYDLDLQSCPLIDDGESLKFNSQFESGNLRKAIQVRKFEYDLVLNSDINSNHYHQWFYFEVSGMRVGVPYRFNIINCEKSNSQFNYGMQVLMYSVQEAIGGSPRWVRTGSDICYYKNHFSRSAIAAGGQKGKSYYTITFTVTFHHKDDVCYFAYHYPYTYSTLKMHLQKLRALCTPHIYYRQQQLCKTLGGNDCPLLTITAMPESSSNDHICQFKNRPLMFLSARVHPGETNASWVMKGTLEFLMSSSPLAQSLRESYIFKIIPMLNPDGVINGNHRCSLSGEDLNRQWQNPSAELHPTIYHTKSLLQYLSAIGRAPLVFCDYHGHSRKKNVFMYGCSVKETVWQTNVSASSCDLQEDLGYRTLPKLLSQLAPAFSLSSCSFVVERSKESTARVVVWKEIGVQRSYTMESTLCGCDQGKYKGLQIGTRELEEMGAQFCVALLRLRRHMSPLELRNHNTHLLDVESDLIDTSCNLTCPTTYVMEEDEPAFLEEVDYSAESDDENDHELETAHLDLNSDPEFNHQDSLT, from the exons AGAAGACGCATAAGGAGATCATGGCTAAAGGCTCGAGTGGGATGGAGGTCATTCTCTCGTGTCTAGAG AACACAAGGGATTTGCAGACAACTCTGAACATCCTGGGGattctgaatgagctgttgacTGTGG GTGGCGGCCGCAGGATTGGAGTGTTTGTATCTAAAGGAGGAACCGGCATCCTCCTGCAGTTACTGATCAGCTCAGGCAGAGAGACGTCTCCCAGTGAAGAGCTCATGCTGCAGATCCACTCTCTGCTGGCCAAAGTAGGGCCTAAAG ACAGGAAGTTTGGAATTAAAGCACGGCTGAACGGGGCTCTGAATGTGACTGTAAATCTGCTGAAACAAAACCTGCAGAATTACAAACTGCTGCTGCCGTGTTTACAGGTGCTCCGCGTCTACGCCAGCAACT CAGTGAACGCCGTGTCTCTGGGAAAGAGCGGCATCGTGGAGATGATGTTCAAAGTCATCGGACCCTACAGCAAGAAGAACACCACTCTGCTGAA aGTGGCACTTGATACTTTGGCAGCATTGCTGAAATCAA AGATGAATGCCCGGCGGGCGGTAGACAGGGGACATGTGCCAGCTCTGCTCGCCATCTATCAGGACTGGCACCACAATGACACGCGCCACAGACACGTGCTCATTCGCAAGAGCATTCTGGGTTGCATCAAAAATCTCACCAACATCAAGCTGGGCAGGAAGGCCTTCATCGACGCAGATGGCATGAGGATTCTCTACAACACCTCTACT GAGTGTTTGCCTGTTAGGACTTTGGATCCTCTGGTCAACATTTCCAGCCTGATCATGAGAAAGTGCTTTCCAAAGAACCGCTTGCCTCTGCCCACCATTAAGAGTGTCTTTCATTACCCACTACCACACGTTCCAGCCAGCGGACCCGTAGCTCAACTCTACAGTCAACCCCCGGGGG TGGATGACGTTGTAGATGAGAGTGATGATAACGAGGACACAGAGGTCGACACAGAGAATGAGGAGGATGAGAAGGACCACAAGTCAAAG AATGATGACATCGAGACTGATCTCAACAAACTGCGACCCAGACAGATACCCATTCGCCTATTTGATGAACTCAGACCTTTCGAGCGTTTCTTTCCGGAATTTTCTGAGGATTTTCAG GACTATGATTTTGAGACTAACAAATCCACATGCCCTCCCACTCCCGAAGCTCCAAAGCACCAAAAACACTCAATAGTCATCCCCACAGCTCAGACCAAACCCAGAAACAAATCCTCACACCAGAACGAGGGAGAAAAACCAGTGGATCTGGACAGCATCTCAATCTCCAAAGCTCCGGATCGGGAGCTGGTACACGGTCTGAGCCGGCTGCTTCTCGACACCTCTGATCCGGTGAATGGAGGAAGCTGTGTGGAGGCAGGGCTTCAGGAAGAGGGCGGAGAGCAGGCGGAGCTTGAGGTGCCCGATACCGCCGCCCTTCTGCCTCTGCATGACCCCGATCTGTACCTGGAGATGGTGAAAGGAACGTTCTCTGTGCCTGGGTACACTGAGGTGGCGTACCCGGATTATTTTGGTCACGTGGCACCCAGCATTCGTGAGCACATTCTCGAGAGGGTTTATGGCGTACAGAG GGCGAAAATCTTCCAGGATATCGAGAGGCTCATTCACCCCAGTGATATCATGGATAAAGTTGTGTATGATCTTGACCTGCAGAG CTGTCCGTTAATTGATGACGGCGAGTCTCTGAAGTTCAACTCGCAGTTCGAATCGGGGAACTTGCGCAAAGCAATTCAAGTCAGAAA GTTTGAGTATGACTTGGTGCTAAACTCAGACATCAACAGCAACCATTATCATCAGTGGTTCTACTTTGAGGTGAGCGGCATGCGTGTGGGGGTACCGTATCGCTTCAACATCATCAACTGTGAAAAATCCAACAGCCAGTTCAACTACG GCATGCAGGTGCTCATGTACTCGGTACAGGAAGCGATCGGGGGCAGCCCTCGCTGGGTTCGTACTGGATCTGACATCTGCTACTACAA GAACCATTTCTCACGGAGTGCCATTGCAGCCGGTGGTCAGAAGGGCAAATCCTATTACACCATCACCTTTACTGTGACTTTTCATCACAAGGACGACGTCTGTTACTTTGCCTATCATTACCCATACACCTACTCGACCCTGAAG ATGCATCTCCAGAAGCTGCGCGCTCTGTGCACTCCTCACATCTACTACAGACAGCAGCAGCTTTGCAAGACGCTCGGAGGAAACGACTGCCCTCtgctgaccatcacagccatgccAGAGTCCTCCAGCAACGACCACATCTGCCAATTCA AGAATCGGCCGCTGATGTTCCTCTCGGCACGCGTTCACCCCGGAGAGACTAACGCCAGCTGGGTGATGAAGGGCACACTGGAATTCCTGATGAGCTCCAGCCCTCTGGCACAGAGCCTTCGAGAGAGCTACATCTTCAAAATCATCCCTATGCTCAACCCAGATGGAGTCATCAATGGCaa tcaCAGATGCTCTCTGAGCGGCGAGGATCTGAACAGACAGTGGCAGAACCCCAGTGCGGAGCTTCACCCCACCATCTACCACACCAAGAGTCTGCTGCAGTACCTCAGCGCTATCGGAAGAGCACCACTG gtattcTGTGACTACCATGGCCACTCAAGGAAGAAGAATGTGTTCATGTACGGCTGCAGCGTAAAGGAGACGGTGTGGCAGACCAACGTCAGTGCCAGCTCCTGTGACCTGCAGGAGGATCTGGGATACAGg aCTCTCCCTAAGCTGCTGTCTCAGCTGGCTCCAGCCTTTAGCTTGTCCAGCTGCAGCTTCGTGGTGGAGCGCTCTAAAGAGTCGACGGCGCGAGTGGTGGTGTGGAAGGAGATCGGCGTCCAGCGCAGCTACACCATGGAGAGCACGCTGTGCGGCTGTGACCAGGGCAAATACAag ggtctTCAGATCGGGACGAGGGAGCTGGAGGAAATGGGAGCCCAGTTCTGTGTGGCTCTGCTCAGACTGAGACGCCACATGTCACCCCTGGAGCTGCGcaaccacaacacacacctgctggATGTGGAGAGTGATCTAATAGACACAAGCTGCAATCTCAcctg CCCCACCACTTATGTGATGGAGGAAGACGAGCCTGCCTTTCTAGAAGAAGTGGACTACAGCGCTGAGAGTGACGACGAGAACGACCACGAGCTCGAGACTGCCCACCTGGACCTGAACTCGGACCCTGAATTCAACCACCAAGACTCTCTTACTTGA
- the agtpbp1 gene encoding cytosolic carboxypeptidase 1 isoform X2, which yields MDYSSCRWRDRHIQPLCSPEKTHKEIMAKGSSGMEVILSCLENTRDLQTTLNILGILNELLTVGGGRRIGVFVSKGGTGILLQLLISSGRETSPSEELMLQIHSLLAKVGPKDRKFGIKARLNGALNVTVNLLKQNLQNYKLLLPCLQVLRVYASNSVNAVSLGKSGIVEMMFKVIGPYSKKNTTLLKVALDTLAALLKSKMNARRAVDRGHVPALLAIYQDWHHNDTRHRHVLIRKSILGCIKNLTNIKLGRKAFIDADGMRILYNTSTECLPVRTLDPLVNISSLIMRKCFPKNRLPLPTIKSVFHYPLPHVPASGPVAQLYSQPPGVDDVVDESDDNEDTEVDTENEEDEKDHKSKNDDIETDLNKLRPRQIPIRLFDELRPFERFFPEFSEDFQDYDFETNKSTCPPTPEAPKHQKHSIVIPTAQTKPRNKSSHQNEGEKPVDLDSISISKAPDRELVHGLSRLLLDTSDPVNGGSCVEAGLQEEGGEQAELEVPDTAALLPLHDPDLYLEMVKGTFSVPGYTEVAYPDYFGHVAPSIREHILERVYGVQRAKIFQDIERLIHPSDIMDKVVYDLDLQSCPLIDDGESLKFNSQFESGNLRKAIQVRKFEYDLVLNSDINSNHYHQWFYFEVSGMRVGVPYRFNIINCEKSNSQFNYGMQVLMYSVQEAIGGSPRWVRTGSDICYYKNHFSRSAIAAGGQKGKSYYTITFTVTFHHKDDVCYFAYHYPYTYSTLKMHLQKLRALCTPHIYYRQQQLCKTLGGNDCPLLTITAMPESSSNDHICQFKNRPLMFLSARVHPGETNASWVMKGTLEFLMSSSPLAQSLRESYIFKIIPMLNPDGVINGNHRCSLSGEDLNRQWQNPSAELHPTIYHTKSLLQYLSAIGRAPLVFCDYHGHSRKKNVFMYGCSVKETVWQTNVSASSCDLQEDLGYRTLPKLLSQLAPAFSLSSCSFVVERSKESTARVVVWKEIGVQRSYTMESTLCGCDQGKYKGLQIGTRELEEMGAQFCVALLRLRRHMSPLELRNHNTHLLDVESDLIDTSCNLTCPTTYVMEEDEPAFLEEVDYSAESDDENDHELETAHLDLNSDPEFNHQDSLT from the exons AGAAGACGCATAAGGAGATCATGGCTAAAGGCTCGAGTGGGATGGAGGTCATTCTCTCGTGTCTAGAG AACACAAGGGATTTGCAGACAACTCTGAACATCCTGGGGattctgaatgagctgttgacTGTGG GTGGCGGCCGCAGGATTGGAGTGTTTGTATCTAAAGGAGGAACCGGCATCCTCCTGCAGTTACTGATCAGCTCAGGCAGAGAGACGTCTCCCAGTGAAGAGCTCATGCTGCAGATCCACTCTCTGCTGGCCAAAGTAGGGCCTAAAG ACAGGAAGTTTGGAATTAAAGCACGGCTGAACGGGGCTCTGAATGTGACTGTAAATCTGCTGAAACAAAACCTGCAGAATTACAAACTGCTGCTGCCGTGTTTACAGGTGCTCCGCGTCTACGCCAGCAACT CAGTGAACGCCGTGTCTCTGGGAAAGAGCGGCATCGTGGAGATGATGTTCAAAGTCATCGGACCCTACAGCAAGAAGAACACCACTCTGCTGAA aGTGGCACTTGATACTTTGGCAGCATTGCTGAAATCAA AGATGAATGCCCGGCGGGCGGTAGACAGGGGACATGTGCCAGCTCTGCTCGCCATCTATCAGGACTGGCACCACAATGACACGCGCCACAGACACGTGCTCATTCGCAAGAGCATTCTGGGTTGCATCAAAAATCTCACCAACATCAAGCTGGGCAGGAAGGCCTTCATCGACGCAGATGGCATGAGGATTCTCTACAACACCTCTACT GAGTGTTTGCCTGTTAGGACTTTGGATCCTCTGGTCAACATTTCCAGCCTGATCATGAGAAAGTGCTTTCCAAAGAACCGCTTGCCTCTGCCCACCATTAAGAGTGTCTTTCATTACCCACTACCACACGTTCCAGCCAGCGGACCCGTAGCTCAACTCTACAGTCAACCCCCGGGGG TGGATGACGTTGTAGATGAGAGTGATGATAACGAGGACACAGAGGTCGACACAGAGAATGAGGAGGATGAGAAGGACCACAAGTCAAAG AATGATGACATCGAGACTGATCTCAACAAACTGCGACCCAGACAGATACCCATTCGCCTATTTGATGAACTCAGACCTTTCGAGCGTTTCTTTCCGGAATTTTCTGAGGATTTTCAG GACTATGATTTTGAGACTAACAAATCCACATGCCCTCCCACTCCCGAAGCTCCAAAGCACCAAAAACACTCAATAGTCATCCCCACAGCTCAGACCAAACCCAGAAACAAATCCTCACACCAGAACGAGGGAGAAAAACCAGTGGATCTGGACAGCATCTCAATCTCCAAAGCTCCGGATCGGGAGCTGGTACACGGTCTGAGCCGGCTGCTTCTCGACACCTCTGATCCGGTGAATGGAGGAAGCTGTGTGGAGGCAGGGCTTCAGGAAGAGGGCGGAGAGCAGGCGGAGCTTGAGGTGCCCGATACCGCCGCCCTTCTGCCTCTGCATGACCCCGATCTGTACCTGGAGATGGTGAAAGGAACGTTCTCTGTGCCTGGGTACACTGAGGTGGCGTACCCGGATTATTTTGGTCACGTGGCACCCAGCATTCGTGAGCACATTCTCGAGAGGGTTTATGGCGTACAGAG GGCGAAAATCTTCCAGGATATCGAGAGGCTCATTCACCCCAGTGATATCATGGATAAAGTTGTGTATGATCTTGACCTGCAGAG CTGTCCGTTAATTGATGACGGCGAGTCTCTGAAGTTCAACTCGCAGTTCGAATCGGGGAACTTGCGCAAAGCAATTCAAGTCAGAAA GTTTGAGTATGACTTGGTGCTAAACTCAGACATCAACAGCAACCATTATCATCAGTGGTTCTACTTTGAGGTGAGCGGCATGCGTGTGGGGGTACCGTATCGCTTCAACATCATCAACTGTGAAAAATCCAACAGCCAGTTCAACTACG GCATGCAGGTGCTCATGTACTCGGTACAGGAAGCGATCGGGGGCAGCCCTCGCTGGGTTCGTACTGGATCTGACATCTGCTACTACAA GAACCATTTCTCACGGAGTGCCATTGCAGCCGGTGGTCAGAAGGGCAAATCCTATTACACCATCACCTTTACTGTGACTTTTCATCACAAGGACGACGTCTGTTACTTTGCCTATCATTACCCATACACCTACTCGACCCTGAAG ATGCATCTCCAGAAGCTGCGCGCTCTGTGCACTCCTCACATCTACTACAGACAGCAGCAGCTTTGCAAGACGCTCGGAGGAAACGACTGCCCTCtgctgaccatcacagccatgccAGAGTCCTCCAGCAACGACCACATCTGCCAATTCA AGAATCGGCCGCTGATGTTCCTCTCGGCACGCGTTCACCCCGGAGAGACTAACGCCAGCTGGGTGATGAAGGGCACACTGGAATTCCTGATGAGCTCCAGCCCTCTGGCACAGAGCCTTCGAGAGAGCTACATCTTCAAAATCATCCCTATGCTCAACCCAGATGGAGTCATCAATGGCaa tcaCAGATGCTCTCTGAGCGGCGAGGATCTGAACAGACAGTGGCAGAACCCCAGTGCGGAGCTTCACCCCACCATCTACCACACCAAGAGTCTGCTGCAGTACCTCAGCGCTATCGGAAGAGCACCACTG gtattcTGTGACTACCATGGCCACTCAAGGAAGAAGAATGTGTTCATGTACGGCTGCAGCGTAAAGGAGACGGTGTGGCAGACCAACGTCAGTGCCAGCTCCTGTGACCTGCAGGAGGATCTGGGATACAGg aCTCTCCCTAAGCTGCTGTCTCAGCTGGCTCCAGCCTTTAGCTTGTCCAGCTGCAGCTTCGTGGTGGAGCGCTCTAAAGAGTCGACGGCGCGAGTGGTGGTGTGGAAGGAGATCGGCGTCCAGCGCAGCTACACCATGGAGAGCACGCTGTGCGGCTGTGACCAGGGCAAATACAag ggtctTCAGATCGGGACGAGGGAGCTGGAGGAAATGGGAGCCCAGTTCTGTGTGGCTCTGCTCAGACTGAGACGCCACATGTCACCCCTGGAGCTGCGcaaccacaacacacacctgctggATGTGGAGAGTGATCTAATAGACACAAGCTGCAATCTCAcctg CCCCACCACTTATGTGATGGAGGAAGACGAGCCTGCCTTTCTAGAAGAAGTGGACTACAGCGCTGAGAGTGACGACGAGAACGACCACGAGCTCGAGACTGCCCACCTGGACCTGAACTCGGACCCTGAATTCAACCACCAAGACTCTCTTACTTGA